In Eubacteriales bacterium mix99, the DNA window ACGGTAATGTGCCAGAAGCTTTTTGAAGTCCTTCAGCTGCTCCACGGAAGGCAGTTCGCTGAACAGCAGCAGGTAAGCGGCCTCCTCATAACAAAAGTATCCCTTTTGGATGGACCCTTTTACAATTTCTTCAATATCGTATCCTCTATAATATAATTTCCCCCGGCAGGGTACGCTTTTGCCGTTTTCATCCCTGGTCCGGGAAACGATTTCGCTGATTTCCGTAAGGCCGGTCAGAACTCCGTTTCCCTGTAAATCACGCAAGCCCCGTTTCACATCGTATTTCGCGTACAGTGATGGATCCACGTGGCTGTTTTTCAGACATAGTTCTGATAGATTCTGAATCTCCGGTGTGATTTCAGAAAAATGTGTTTTCGCCATATCCATCTCTCCTTTCCTTCTTTTCATTCAAACAGGCAATATGATCAGCGGGCTCTCAGGCCCAACTAAAAAACAGTCCGGAACAAAGGCCCATATGCCTTGGAAAGCTATTGCAGAATCGTTGTCAAAAAGGGAGCCAATGACAGAAACATGACAGAATAAGCCTCGTCCCAAATGCTGGATAATCTTCATTTTACCATTTTACAGATTCCATGTCAATTCATTATTCTGGAAATCCTGGATTGTCATATATCTGCCCTGCCCGGGATCCCAGGCACATCCGGATGGGGTCAGCGGAAAGAAAATAGCACTTGTATTACACCGGCTGCCGATATAAAATAAAGGAGGCTTACAACAAAAACAGGAAGGAGAGGCATTGATATGGCAGTATTGGTAACGGGGGGTGCCGGCTATATCGGCAGTCATACCTGTGTACAGCTTCTGGGAGCAGGCTATCAGGTGGTTGTCGCAGATAACCTGTACAACAGTAAAAAAGAAGCGATTTACAGGGTGGAACAGATTACCGGGAAAAAAATAACGTTTTATGAATCGGATCTCTGCGATCCGGATGCAGTACATAGGATTTTCGAACAGGAAGACATAGATTCCGTGATTCATTTTGCAGGTTACAAAGCGGTGGGAGAGTCTGTAGCAAAGCCTCTGGCCTACTACCGAAACAATCTTCTGTCCACCATGGTCGTACTGGAGGCCATGAAGGAGTTCCATGTCCGGAATTTTGTATTCAGCTCCTCCGCAACGGTATACGGAAAGCCACGTACCGTACCGATACGGGAGGATTTTCCCACTTCTGCAACCAATCCCTATGGGCAGACGAAACTGATGATCGAGAGAATCCTGACGGATGTTCAACATGCCAATCCGGAAATGAATATTGCCATTCTCCGGTACTTCAATCCGATAGGTGCTCATGAAAGTGGACGGATCGGGGAGGATCCCAACGATATCCCCAACAATCTTGCTCCGTACATTACTCAGGTGGCCATTGGAAAGCTGGATAAGCTGAAGGTGTTCGGCGACGATTATGAAACAGCAGATGGAACCGGCATCCGGGATTATATTCATGTTATGGATCTGGCAGACGGACACATCGCCGCATTGAAAAAGTTGAAGAAGGACTGCGGCCTTGTGGTTTACAACCTGGGAACCGGAACAGGCTATTCCGTGCTGGATATGCTGCATGCGTTTGAAAAGGTGGTTGGACAGCCGATTCCCTATGAGATTATGGGGCGCAGGCCCGGGGATATTGCGCAGTGTTATGCGGACCCCTCCAAAGCGGAAAAGGAATTGGGCTGGAAGGCTTCCCGTTCTCTGGAAAAGATGTGTCAGGACAGTTGGAACTGGCAGCGGGAAAATCCTGATGGATACGGTGAGGAGTAGGGGAAACCGGATTTTGCAGTGAAATAACAGACAATCGATTATCATTTTTGGGGGGGCTCGAGGTAGATGAATCATCCGAACAGGACCGGAGGGGCTGCAGCGGGTAGTCCGGTTACTCTGGTTGTAATGGCCGCCGGTATGGGAAGCCGATATCATGGATTGAAACAAATTGATCCTGTCGGGAAAAGCGGCGAGATCATCATGGATTTTTCCCTGTATGATGCCTGGAAAGCCGGTTTTCGAAAAGTGGTCTTTATTATAAGCAAGGATGTGGAAGCGGATTTTCGGGAGACAATCGGTGATAAAGTCTCCCGGTTTATGGAAGTTCATTACGCTTTTCAGAGCATGGAGGATCTGCCGGAAGGATACGATGTGCCAGGGGGCAGGACAAAGCCATGGGGGACTGCTCATGCCGTGTTTTCCTGCCGGCACGTGGTCGATGGCCCCTTTGCGGTGATCAATGCAGATGATTATTATGGGAGAAAGGCCTTTCGGCTGATCCATGATTATCTGGTTTCCATGAAGGAAGGGGAAACGAAAGGCGAAACATACCGCTATGCCATGGTTGGCTATACCCTGGAGAACACCATGACGGAAAACGGATCTGTTGCAAGAGGGGTCTGTACCATTGATGAAAATGCCAATCTTCAGGACATTCAGGAACGGACCCGGATCGAAAAAAGGAACGGACTGTCCCGGTATACTGAGGATGGGGAACGTTGGATCACCATTCCGGAGGGAAGCATCGTTTCCATGAATCTATGGGGGTTTGGACCCAGCTTCCTGAAGGAATTGGAACGAAACTTTCCTGCCTTTCTGAATAAAATACTGAGGGAGGATCCGCTGAAAGGGGAATTTTTCCTCCCAAGCGCAGTGGATGTTCTGTTGAAAACCGGAAAAGCATCCGTAAAGGTATTGCATACGCCGGATCGGTGGTACGGAGTAACCTATCGGGAGGATAAGCCTGCATTGGTGAAGGCTTTAACCCATATGCAGGAGACGGGCGTTTATCCGGAAGAATTATGGGAGGATATTGGGGATGAAGGAATTAACTAAGGAAAGAGTTCAGTCAGCCGCAGAGCATTTTCAGTTTGAAGGGCGATTTTCGGAAGCCATGTCCTATGGCAGCGGGCATATCAACGATACCTTCGCAGCCCGGTTTGAGCGGCCGGACGGCAAAAGCCGGCCCTATGTCCTGCAGAGGATCAATACAGAAGTCTTTCAAAAACCGCTGGAGCTGATGGAGAACATTGTGCATGTGACGGATCATATCCGGAATACCGTGACCCAAATGGGAGGGGATCCCTTTCGGGAGACGCTGACAATCATTCCTGCCATCGATGGCCGTCCGGTTTATTGCGACAGGGAGGGGGAGTACTGGAGAGCCTATCTTTTTATTGAGGGGACGGTTTCCTATGATACAGCAGAAAGTGAACAGGATCTTTACCAATCCGCTAGAGCCTTCGGCAAATTCCAGCAAATGCTGGCTGATTTTCCGGCGGAAACCCTGTATGAAACGATCCCGGACTTTCATAATACACCGGATCGGGTTTCCAAATTCAAGGATGCACTGGACAGGGATCTGCTTGGCCGGGCAAAGTCGGTGCAAAAGGAAATTGATTTTGTATTCCGTCACGAGGAAGAAACCCATCGGCTGGTGGATCTGCAGAAAACAGGCAGGCTTCCCCTGCGGGTCACTCATAACGATACCAAGCTGAACAACGTTCTCATCGACCGGAAAACCGGGGAAGGCGTCTGTATTGTGGATCTGGATACGGTGATGCCGGGACTTTCCCTTTATGATTACGGGGATTCCATCCGTTTTGGAGCAACTTATGCAGCGGAGGACGAACCGGATTTGTCCAGAGTGAATTTTGATCCCGGCTTATTTGAGGCTTATACAAAAGGATATCTGGAAATCGCGGGAGGAGTGCTCACGGACTGTGAGATTGAAAACCTGCCCATGGGAGCCAAGCTGATGACGCTGGAATGCGGGATCCGCTTTCTGACGGATTACCTTTCAGGGGATACCTATTTCAAGACCGACCGGGAGGGGCAGAATCTGGACCGCTGCCACACGCAGTTCAAGCTGGTTTCTGATATGGAAAAGGAATGGAAGACCATGGCTGACATTGTACAGAGGTGTACAAACTGGCTGGTTTGAACGAAAACGGAAAAGTGAAAACCGAAAGGCAGAAAAAACAGCTGCTGCATGGACAGAATGCAGCAGCCCTTTTTTATTCACTTAAAAATATTCTTTTCAAAAAATATGGAAAAATAAAAGGAAATTGATGACTTTTTATCGAATAGTCCAATTATCATAAAAAAATCACAAAAAATGAAAAGGCATTTCCGCCTTTTGAAGTATCGTTTGATACGACAAAAAAGAGGGAATTTCCTTTTCTGACCAATCACAGTCTATGACAGAGAGGCGATGGAATATGTACGATATCAGGGAGAAAACGAAGGATTTGTTTGCGTATCGGCCGCCGCTGACCAGGGAAGCGGATTTTGATGTCTTTTGGAGGGATACCATTGCCGCTTCGGAATCGGTGCCGTTGAATCCGAAGATGGAGAAGTACGGGTATCCCAGTCCTTATGTGTCCGTTTATTCAGTGGAATACAACGGGTTTGATGAGACCGGAATACAC includes these proteins:
- the galE gene encoding UDP-glucose 4-epimerase GalE — protein: MAVLVTGGAGYIGSHTCVQLLGAGYQVVVADNLYNSKKEAIYRVEQITGKKITFYESDLCDPDAVHRIFEQEDIDSVIHFAGYKAVGESVAKPLAYYRNNLLSTMVVLEAMKEFHVRNFVFSSSATVYGKPRTVPIREDFPTSATNPYGQTKLMIERILTDVQHANPEMNIAILRYFNPIGAHESGRIGEDPNDIPNNLAPYITQVAIGKLDKLKVFGDDYETADGTGIRDYIHVMDLADGHIAALKKLKKDCGLVVYNLGTGTGYSVLDMLHAFEKVVGQPIPYEIMGRRPGDIAQCYADPSKAEKELGWKASRSLEKMCQDSWNWQRENPDGYGEE
- a CDS encoding sugar phosphate nucleotidyltransferase; the protein is MNHPNRTGGAAAGSPVTLVVMAAGMGSRYHGLKQIDPVGKSGEIIMDFSLYDAWKAGFRKVVFIISKDVEADFRETIGDKVSRFMEVHYAFQSMEDLPEGYDVPGGRTKPWGTAHAVFSCRHVVDGPFAVINADDYYGRKAFRLIHDYLVSMKEGETKGETYRYAMVGYTLENTMTENGSVARGVCTIDENANLQDIQERTRIEKRNGLSRYTEDGERWITIPEGSIVSMNLWGFGPSFLKELERNFPAFLNKILREDPLKGEFFLPSAVDVLLKTGKASVKVLHTPDRWYGVTYREDKPALVKALTHMQETGVYPEELWEDIGDEGIN
- a CDS encoding aminoglycoside phosphotransferase family protein, whose product is MKELTKERVQSAAEHFQFEGRFSEAMSYGSGHINDTFAARFERPDGKSRPYVLQRINTEVFQKPLELMENIVHVTDHIRNTVTQMGGDPFRETLTIIPAIDGRPVYCDREGEYWRAYLFIEGTVSYDTAESEQDLYQSARAFGKFQQMLADFPAETLYETIPDFHNTPDRVSKFKDALDRDLLGRAKSVQKEIDFVFRHEEETHRLVDLQKTGRLPLRVTHNDTKLNNVLIDRKTGEGVCIVDLDTVMPGLSLYDYGDSIRFGATYAAEDEPDLSRVNFDPGLFEAYTKGYLEIAGGVLTDCEIENLPMGAKLMTLECGIRFLTDYLSGDTYFKTDREGQNLDRCHTQFKLVSDMEKEWKTMADIVQRCTNWLV